Proteins encoded within one genomic window of Candidatus Saccharimonadia bacterium:
- a CDS encoding glycosyltransferase translates to MSSNEPIRSNVLMVIPTLGERIDLLRQTLQSIVDQGASTPDIIVVCPKKALEARALAAEFGADVADDPGGISAAVNVGFALAKQRHIYATWMGDDDLLRSNSLASTTAALDANPKAVVAFGFCDYIDDKNNILFTNRAGWYAPWLMTWGPDLVPLPGILFRLSAVQQAGGFDEALKYAMDLDVLLKLRKMGRFVNTKKTLAAFRWHPDSTTVANRTASLNEAEMVKRRRLSKPLQILAPLWEGPIRAATRMAARRVNALAHAKKSY, encoded by the coding sequence ATGTCGAGTAACGAACCCATACGATCAAACGTTCTTATGGTCATTCCAACGCTCGGCGAGCGTATTGACTTGCTTCGCCAAACGCTTCAATCAATAGTGGATCAGGGCGCGAGCACACCGGATATCATTGTGGTCTGTCCAAAGAAGGCCCTCGAAGCCCGCGCGCTTGCCGCTGAATTTGGGGCCGATGTCGCCGATGATCCGGGTGGCATTTCTGCCGCGGTTAACGTTGGATTTGCTTTGGCTAAGCAGCGGCATATTTACGCCACGTGGATGGGTGACGACGACCTGCTACGTTCTAATTCGCTGGCCAGCACTACCGCCGCTCTGGATGCGAATCCGAAGGCGGTGGTGGCGTTTGGTTTTTGTGACTACATTGATGATAAGAATAATATATTGTTCACCAACCGGGCCGGCTGGTACGCGCCCTGGCTGATGACGTGGGGACCCGACTTGGTGCCGCTTCCTGGCATCTTGTTCCGCCTCTCGGCCGTCCAGCAAGCTGGTGGATTTGATGAAGCGCTAAAATACGCCATGGACTTGGACGTATTACTCAAATTACGAAAAATGGGGCGCTTCGTTAATACCAAGAAAACCCTGGCGGCATTTCGTTGGCATCCCGACTCCACAACGGTTGCCAACCGCACGGCGTCGTTGAATGAGGCCGAGATGGTTAAACGCCGTCGTCTATCGAAGCCGCTGCAAATTTTGGCTCCGCTGTGGGAAGGGCCCATCCGGGCAGCGACGCGGATGGCGGCCCGGCGAGTGAACGCTTTGGCGCACGCCAAGAAATCTTATTAG